One Pseudomonas brassicacearum genomic region harbors:
- a CDS encoding malto-oligosyltrehalose synthase — MKPTLIQPLRATLRLQFHKGFTLDDAVPQVPYFAALGISHIYASPLLKARAGSMHGYDVVDPTQVNPELGGEAALKRLVATLREHGMGLILDIVSNHMAVGGNDNPWWLDLLEWGRLSPYGEFFDIQWHSPDPLMEGQLLLPFLGSDYGVALQEGTLKPRFDATQGSFYVEHYEHHFPICPMQYGELLKPAETLPSEQAEALKALAERFTTLNYQTDAHTLARPLQVELRELATQPGILAAIEDNLRGYDSLEPEGFERLHQLLERQSYRLASWRTAADDINWRRFFDVNELGGLRVERPTVFEATHAKIFELIGAGLVDGLRIDHIDGLADPRGYCRKLRRRVDSLSPSRHLPIFIEKILGDGETLRRDWTIDGSTGYEFMNQISLLQHDPTGAEPLAEFWSRHSERPAHFIEEARLARQQILNGSLAGDFESVAQALLQVARDDVMTRDLTLGAIRRALQELIVHFPVYRTYINPLGRSAEDEVFFNQALEGARQTLSEADWPVLDCLADWLGGMPWRQRPRGAQRKRLRHACVRFQQLTSPAAAKAVEDTALYRSAVLLSRNDVGYNTERFSAPPQEFHNACLERLEHCPDNLLTTATHDHKRGEDTRARLAVLSERPDWYTASVEQWRILSPSLHSDPAAPSTGDELILYQALLGSWPLDLDLRDSKALADYNERLWQWQRKALREAKLQSSWAAVNDAYEQATQMFLERLLLCDEGLPLRNAIAEAVQAIAAAGALNSLAQTLLRMTVPGVPDLYQGNEFWDFSLVDPDNRRPVDFEARREAMHADNAPAALVRDWRDGRVKQTLIARTLAVRAEYPQLFHQGSYQPLQVVGEHAQRVLAFMREHEQQRAIVVVPIHAARLLENSAVPQVAASDWGDTRVALPFAEDEKLKGLFSSAAVTPQREMMLSAALGDFPVNVFIQS, encoded by the coding sequence ATGAAACCGACGTTGATCCAACCGTTGCGGGCGACCCTTCGCCTGCAATTTCATAAAGGCTTCACCCTGGACGATGCCGTACCGCAGGTGCCGTACTTTGCCGCGCTGGGCATCAGCCACATTTATGCCTCGCCGCTGCTCAAGGCCCGCGCCGGTTCGATGCACGGCTACGACGTCGTCGATCCGACCCAGGTCAACCCGGAGCTGGGCGGCGAAGCCGCGCTCAAACGCCTGGTCGCGACCCTGCGTGAACACGGGATGGGACTGATCCTCGACATTGTGTCCAACCACATGGCCGTCGGCGGCAACGACAACCCCTGGTGGCTGGACCTGCTTGAATGGGGACGCCTGAGTCCCTACGGTGAGTTCTTCGACATCCAGTGGCACTCCCCTGACCCGCTGATGGAGGGCCAGCTGTTGCTGCCGTTCCTTGGCAGTGACTACGGCGTGGCCTTGCAGGAAGGCACCCTGAAGCCGCGCTTCGACGCTACGCAAGGCAGCTTCTACGTCGAGCACTACGAACATCACTTCCCCATCTGCCCGATGCAGTACGGCGAGTTACTCAAGCCCGCTGAAACCCTGCCATCGGAGCAGGCCGAAGCGCTCAAGGCCTTGGCCGAGCGTTTCACCACGTTGAACTACCAGACCGACGCCCACACCCTCGCCCGCCCGCTGCAAGTAGAGCTGCGGGAGCTGGCCACACAACCGGGCATCCTGGCCGCCATCGAGGACAACCTGCGCGGCTACGATTCCCTCGAGCCCGAGGGTTTCGAGCGCCTGCATCAGCTGCTGGAGCGCCAGAGCTATCGCCTCGCCAGTTGGCGCACCGCAGCGGACGACATCAATTGGCGGCGCTTTTTCGATGTCAACGAATTGGGCGGCTTGCGGGTCGAGCGCCCTACCGTGTTCGAAGCCACCCATGCAAAAATTTTCGAACTGATCGGCGCAGGATTGGTGGACGGGCTGCGAATCGATCATATCGACGGGCTTGCCGATCCCCGCGGTTACTGCCGCAAATTGCGCAGACGGGTCGATTCACTGTCGCCGTCGCGGCACTTGCCGATTTTCATCGAGAAAATCCTCGGCGACGGCGAAACCTTGCGTCGGGACTGGACCATCGACGGCAGCACCGGTTACGAGTTCATGAACCAGATCTCGCTGCTGCAGCATGACCCGACCGGCGCCGAGCCCCTTGCCGAGTTCTGGAGTCGTCATAGCGAGCGCCCGGCGCACTTCATCGAAGAAGCCCGTCTGGCTCGCCAGCAGATTCTCAACGGTTCCCTGGCCGGCGACTTCGAAAGCGTTGCCCAGGCCCTGCTGCAAGTGGCCCGGGACGATGTGATGACTCGCGACCTGACCCTGGGCGCGATTCGTCGAGCGTTGCAGGAACTGATTGTGCATTTCCCGGTGTACCGCACCTACATCAACCCATTGGGCCGCTCTGCCGAGGACGAGGTGTTTTTCAACCAGGCCCTGGAAGGCGCCCGGCAAACCCTCAGCGAAGCCGATTGGCCGGTGCTCGATTGCCTGGCCGACTGGCTCGGCGGCATGCCCTGGCGGCAACGTCCCCGTGGGGCGCAGCGCAAGCGGCTGCGCCATGCCTGTGTGCGTTTCCAGCAACTGACCTCACCGGCGGCGGCCAAGGCCGTGGAAGACACCGCGCTCTATCGCTCGGCAGTGCTGTTGTCGCGCAACGACGTGGGCTACAACACCGAGCGTTTCAGCGCCCCGCCGCAAGAGTTCCACAACGCCTGTCTTGAGCGGCTGGAGCATTGCCCGGACAACCTGCTGACCACCGCCACCCACGACCACAAACGCGGCGAAGACACCCGCGCCCGGTTGGCGGTGCTCAGCGAACGTCCCGACTGGTACACCGCGAGCGTGGAGCAATGGCGCATCCTCTCGCCCTCGCTGCACAGCGACCCCGCGGCCCCCTCGACCGGTGATGAGCTGATTCTGTACCAGGCGCTGCTCGGAAGCTGGCCGCTGGACCTCGATCTTCGCGACTCCAAGGCGCTGGCCGACTACAACGAGCGTCTGTGGCAATGGCAGCGCAAGGCCTTGCGTGAAGCCAAGTTGCAAAGCAGCTGGGCGGCGGTCAACGACGCCTACGAGCAAGCTACCCAGATGTTCCTCGAACGGCTGCTGCTGTGCGATGAAGGCCTGCCCTTGCGCAATGCCATCGCCGAAGCGGTCCAGGCCATCGCGGCGGCAGGCGCCCTCAACAGCTTGGCGCAGACTTTGCTGCGCATGACCGTACCTGGCGTACCGGATCTGTACCAGGGCAACGAGTTCTGGGATTTCAGCCTGGTGGATCCGGACAACCGTCGCCCGGTGGATTTCGAGGCGCGCCGCGAGGCGATGCACGCCGACAACGCCCCCGCAGCGCTGGTACGCGACTGGCGTGACGGCCGAGTCAAGCAGACATTGATCGCCAGGACACTGGCCGTGCGGGCCGAATACCCGCAGCTGTTCCACCAAGGCAGCTACCAGCCGCTACAGGTGGTCGGCGAACACGCCCAGCGGGTGTTGGCCTTTATGCGTGAACACGAGCAACAACGGGCAATCGTCGTGGTACCGATCCATGCAGCCCGCCTGCTGGAAAACAGTGCCGTACCACAGGTGGCTGCATCGGACTGGGGCGATACCCGAGTGGCGTTACCGTTTGCCGAGGATGAAAAACTGAAGGGACTTTTTTCAAGCGCAGCAGTCACACCCCAAAGGGAAATGATGCTTAGCGCCGCGCTGGGGGATTTCCCAGTCAATGTCTTTATCCAATCTTGA
- a CDS encoding helix-turn-helix domain-containing protein has protein sequence MNNHTMAQPPVSANVLPALPINRFRTADIDEHARNMGGWQVSYDQLTPGRFEGELIELRCDWMQLVRDRSNQALTKRGIAWEGAITFSVPLSADGPVFCSGHPIVDPSLLVARGHNLPELRTPQHLDLLGVAIEEQALAHVLERQGSRFRITDLPKCYRLGDSTLPAELAALFDELDGGEQGRESLLGYESIRRGLRDTVMLHVLELVAPDEAPPLNPTARKRMVDRAREYALAHVDEPLSILDLCNHIGASRRKLQYCFQETLGINPVAYLRALRLNAVRRELRNGDQPLGVQEVAARWGFWHLSRFSSDYRILFGETPSQTLRRTHLC, from the coding sequence ATGAACAACCACACCATGGCGCAGCCACCGGTCTCGGCAAACGTGTTGCCAGCGCTGCCGATCAATCGGTTTCGCACCGCAGACATCGACGAGCACGCCCGGAACATGGGTGGGTGGCAGGTGAGCTACGACCAGTTGACCCCGGGGCGCTTCGAAGGCGAGCTGATCGAATTGCGCTGCGACTGGATGCAATTGGTGCGCGATCGCTCTAATCAGGCCTTGACCAAGCGGGGCATTGCCTGGGAGGGCGCCATTACTTTCAGCGTGCCGTTGAGTGCCGACGGGCCGGTCTTTTGCTCCGGGCACCCGATTGTCGACCCCAGCCTGCTGGTCGCCCGTGGTCATAACCTGCCCGAGTTGCGCACGCCCCAGCATCTGGACTTGCTCGGTGTCGCGATTGAAGAGCAGGCATTGGCGCATGTGCTGGAGCGACAGGGCAGTCGTTTTCGAATTACCGATCTTCCCAAGTGTTACCGCCTCGGCGACTCGACGCTGCCCGCCGAGCTCGCCGCGCTGTTCGATGAGCTTGACGGGGGCGAGCAGGGGCGCGAGTCATTGTTGGGATACGAGTCGATTCGCCGGGGCCTGCGCGACACAGTGATGTTGCATGTGCTGGAGCTGGTGGCGCCGGACGAGGCGCCACCGCTCAACCCCACGGCGCGCAAACGCATGGTCGACCGAGCCCGGGAGTACGCCCTGGCCCATGTCGATGAACCGCTGTCGATCCTCGACCTGTGCAACCACATCGGCGCCAGCCGGCGGAAACTGCAGTACTGCTTCCAGGAGACGCTGGGCATCAACCCGGTGGCTTATTTGCGGGCGTTGCGTCTCAATGCGGTGCGTCGTGAGCTGCGTAATGGTGATCAGCCGCTGGGCGTGCAAGAGGTGGCGGCACGCTGGGGGTTCTGGCATTTGAGCCGGTTTTCCAGTGATTACCGGATCCTGTTTGGCGAAACCCCGTCGCAAACCTTGCGTCGCACGCATCTGTGCTGA
- a CDS encoding MFS transporter, translating into MNQSSSVSTAGAPSRQAGRGEGLVLMLGSSLTIMGSVMVAPILPRLGAEFGPLEPRADLLVPLAITGPALAIALCAPLAGWLADRVGRKALLVIATVLYAVLGALPAMLDSLPAIVGARLLFGCTEAAVMTCCATLIADYWHGEERLRYVNRQVVTIGLVGALFFVVGGALGEHSWRSPFLLYLLPLLLVPVMVKVLWEPPVVKRQALEQQIDESGPAKVAVLQLVVGYLMILGGMVLTFVMAIQAPTLLVGLGITSSTMIGLAAGLSLLATLGGSLAWPLLRRRFGIAGCNALLLGLMGIGLWLLMRAQSYNAVLVAVLIQGLGSGLLVPNVMAPVMNALTARTRGRGLGGFTSFLYFGQFVSPLVVAFVAAFAGDLRQAIQCLAFASLAGALLWVTVGLRARSHGQANTLGSRQSS; encoded by the coding sequence ATGAACCAATCAAGTTCCGTTTCAACGGCCGGCGCCCCGTCGCGCCAGGCCGGTCGAGGCGAAGGGCTGGTGCTGATGCTCGGCAGCAGCCTGACCATCATGGGCTCGGTGATGGTTGCGCCCATCCTGCCCCGGTTGGGCGCTGAATTCGGTCCCCTGGAGCCTCGTGCCGATCTGCTGGTGCCGTTGGCGATCACCGGCCCGGCCCTGGCGATTGCCCTCTGCGCGCCCTTGGCCGGCTGGTTGGCCGACCGGGTCGGGCGCAAGGCGTTGCTGGTGATTGCTACCGTGCTCTACGCCGTGCTCGGCGCGCTGCCGGCCATGCTCGATAGCTTGCCCGCGATTGTCGGGGCACGGCTGCTTTTCGGTTGCACCGAGGCGGCGGTGATGACCTGCTGCGCAACCCTGATCGCCGACTATTGGCACGGCGAGGAGCGCCTGCGCTACGTCAACCGCCAGGTGGTGACCATCGGCCTGGTGGGCGCGCTGTTCTTCGTGGTGGGCGGAGCGCTCGGCGAGCACTCGTGGCGTTCGCCGTTCCTGTTGTACTTGCTGCCCCTGCTGCTGGTGCCGGTGATGGTGAAGGTGCTGTGGGAGCCACCCGTGGTGAAGCGGCAGGCGCTCGAGCAGCAGATTGATGAGTCGGGGCCGGCCAAGGTCGCGGTGCTGCAACTGGTGGTTGGCTATTTGATGATTCTGGGCGGCATGGTGCTGACCTTCGTCATGGCCATCCAGGCGCCGACATTGTTGGTTGGCCTGGGCATTACCTCGAGCACGATGATCGGCCTGGCGGCAGGGCTGAGCCTGCTGGCGACCTTGGGTGGTTCGTTGGCGTGGCCGTTGTTGCGCCGTCGCTTTGGCATCGCCGGTTGCAACGCCTTGTTGCTGGGGCTGATGGGGATCGGGCTGTGGCTGCTGATGCGTGCGCAAAGCTACAACGCGGTGCTGGTGGCCGTGCTCATCCAGGGCCTGGGTTCCGGGTTGCTGGTGCCTAACGTCATGGCGCCGGTGATGAATGCCTTGACCGCCCGCACCCGTGGTCGCGGCTTGGGCGGGTTCACCTCGTTTTTGTACTTCGGCCAGTTCGTCAGCCCGCTGGTGGTGGCCTTTGTGGCCGCTTTCGCCGGTGACCTTCGCCAGGCCATTCAGTGTCTGGCGTTCGCCAGTCTTGCCGGGGCGCTGCTCTGGGTGACCGTCGGCCTGCGAGCGCGGAGCCACGGCCAGGCGAACACCCTCGGATCACGTCAATCGTCATGA
- a CDS encoding DUF2934 domain-containing protein: protein MSTDDKRIREFAYQIWESEGKPTGQEKRHWEMARKLAEAEALAPSKPAKAASKPAASKADGAKPAATKSTVAKTATKSPAKAKPAAKPSATAATVPPAKPAEKKPRAARKPPAS, encoded by the coding sequence ATGAGTACCGACGATAAACGCATTCGTGAATTCGCCTATCAAATCTGGGAATCCGAGGGTAAACCGACAGGGCAGGAAAAACGCCATTGGGAGATGGCCCGCAAACTGGCCGAAGCCGAAGCGCTTGCGCCAAGCAAACCCGCCAAGGCCGCGAGCAAACCAGCGGCCAGCAAGGCCGATGGCGCCAAGCCTGCCGCGACCAAAAGTACCGTAGCCAAGACTGCTACCAAGAGTCCGGCCAAGGCCAAGCCCGCGGCCAAACCTTCGGCAACTGCGGCAACGGTCCCGCCAGCAAAGCCTGCCGAGAAAAAACCGCGGGCGGCGCGCAAGCCACCGGCCAGTTGA
- the glgX gene encoding glycogen debranching protein GlgX, translating into MTRPKKTTPPPVIEASRIREGLPFPLGATWDGLGVNFALFSANATKVELCIFDDAGEVELERIELPEYTDEIYHGYLPDAHPGLIYGYRVYGAYDPENGHRFNPNKLLIDPYAKQLVGQLKWSEALFGYTIGHPDGDLSFDERDSAPFVPKCKVIDPAHTWGNDQRVSVPWDKTILYETHVRGISMRHPSVPENLRGTFAGLMVDDVLEHIRKLGVSSVELLPVHAFVNDQHLLHKGMTNYWGYNSIAFFAPDPRYLASGKIAEFKEMVAHLHEANLEVILDVVYNHTAEGNEQGPTLSMRGIDNASYYRLMPDDKRYYINDSGTGNTLDLSHPCVLQMVTDSLRYWATEMHVDGFRFDLATILGRYHDGFDERHSFLVACRQDPVLRQVKMIAEPWDCGPGGYQVGGFPPGWVEWNDKFRDTVRAFWKGDDGQLADFASRMTASGEMFNQRGRRPYASVNFVTAHDGFTLNDLVSYNDKHNEANDENNQDGSNNNLSWNHGVEGPTDDPQINELRHRQMRNFFATLLLAQGTPMLVAGDEFARTQHGNNNAYCQDSEIGWVNWDLSEEGAALLKFVKRLIKLRLAYPILRRGRFLVGNYNEDIGVKDVTWLAPDGSEMTTEQWQDGHGRCLGMLMDGRAQETGIRRKGADATLLLVVNAHHDIVNFLLPEVPEGSFWTCMVDTNQPSVRGQERFDFNSEYSVTGRSLLLFELQREEED; encoded by the coding sequence ATGACCCGTCCAAAAAAAACCACGCCGCCGCCGGTTATCGAGGCTTCGCGGATCCGTGAAGGGCTGCCTTTTCCACTCGGTGCTACCTGGGATGGCCTCGGGGTCAATTTCGCGCTGTTCTCCGCCAACGCCACCAAGGTTGAGCTGTGTATTTTCGATGATGCAGGCGAGGTCGAACTCGAACGTATCGAGCTGCCGGAGTACACCGACGAGATTTACCACGGCTATCTGCCCGACGCCCATCCAGGGCTGATCTATGGCTACCGGGTCTATGGCGCCTACGATCCGGAGAACGGCCATCGTTTCAACCCCAACAAGTTGCTGATCGACCCTTACGCCAAACAATTGGTCGGCCAATTGAAGTGGTCCGAAGCGCTGTTCGGCTACACCATCGGCCACCCCGACGGCGACCTCAGCTTCGATGAGCGTGACAGCGCGCCGTTCGTGCCCAAATGCAAAGTCATCGACCCGGCCCACACCTGGGGCAATGACCAGCGTGTCAGCGTGCCCTGGGACAAGACGATCCTGTATGAAACCCATGTGCGCGGCATCAGCATGCGGCATCCGTCGGTGCCGGAAAATCTGCGAGGGACCTTCGCCGGGTTGATGGTCGATGACGTGCTGGAGCACATCCGCAAGTTGGGTGTTTCATCGGTTGAGCTGCTGCCCGTCCATGCCTTCGTCAATGACCAGCATCTGTTGCACAAAGGCATGACCAACTACTGGGGCTACAACAGCATTGCCTTCTTCGCCCCCGACCCGCGTTACCTGGCCAGCGGCAAGATCGCCGAGTTCAAGGAAATGGTCGCCCACCTGCACGAGGCTAACCTGGAGGTTATCCTCGATGTGGTCTACAACCACACGGCCGAAGGCAATGAACAAGGCCCGACCCTGTCCATGCGCGGCATCGACAATGCGTCGTACTACCGGCTGATGCCCGACGACAAGCGCTATTACATCAACGACTCCGGCACCGGCAACACCCTGGACCTGAGCCACCCGTGCGTCTTGCAGATGGTCACCGACTCCCTGCGCTATTGGGCCACGGAGATGCATGTCGACGGTTTCCGCTTTGACCTGGCGACGATTCTGGGCCGCTACCATGACGGCTTCGACGAGCGTCACAGCTTCCTCGTCGCCTGCCGCCAGGACCCGGTGCTGCGCCAGGTGAAGATGATTGCCGAGCCTTGGGACTGCGGCCCTGGTGGCTATCAAGTGGGGGGCTTTCCACCGGGCTGGGTGGAGTGGAACGACAAGTTCCGCGACACGGTGCGCGCGTTCTGGAAAGGCGACGACGGCCAGCTGGCCGATTTCGCCAGCCGCATGACCGCCTCGGGCGAGATGTTCAACCAGCGGGGCCGCCGCCCTTACGCCTCGGTGAATTTCGTGACCGCCCATGACGGGTTTACCCTCAATGACCTGGTCTCGTACAACGACAAGCACAACGAAGCCAACGACGAAAACAACCAGGACGGTAGCAATAACAACCTGTCCTGGAACCACGGTGTCGAGGGCCCGACGGACGATCCGCAGATCAACGAATTGCGCCACCGGCAGATGCGTAACTTCTTCGCGACCTTGCTGCTGGCCCAAGGCACACCGATGCTCGTCGCCGGGGACGAGTTCGCCCGTACCCAACATGGCAACAACAATGCCTATTGCCAGGACAGCGAAATCGGTTGGGTCAACTGGGACCTGAGCGAGGAAGGCGCGGCGCTGCTCAAGTTCGTCAAGCGCCTGATCAAGTTGCGCCTGGCCTACCCGATCCTGCGCCGTGGACGGTTCCTGGTGGGCAATTACAACGAGGACATCGGCGTCAAGGACGTGACCTGGCTGGCGCCGGACGGCAGCGAGATGACCACCGAACAATGGCAGGACGGCCACGGCCGGTGCCTGGGCATGTTGATGGACGGTCGAGCCCAGGAAACCGGCATCCGTCGCAAGGGCGCTGACGCGACGTTGCTGCTGGTGGTCAACGCTCACCACGACATCGTCAACTTCCTCTTGCCAGAAGTCCCCGAGGGCAGTTTCTGGACCTGCATGGTCGACACTAACCAGCCGTCGGTCCGTGGCCAGGAGCGGTTCGATTTCAATTCCGAATACTCTGTCACCGGACGCTCCCTGCTGCTGTTCGAACTGCAACGGGAGGAGGAGGATTAA
- a CDS encoding SphA family protein, with protein MNQNKKTNAWRCTWLTLGLIGVCTAAHGTENGAPTTAVGVYDFGAGMMPPATPFGTVGLRTAFYSANVQKDRHGKSVDNNFSLDVLSIGVAYMRMTDYTVLGAKYGFGAVVPFFQMDASLQVQTPVGPLNLDADPFRMADMQVLPVILQWTLSPNLFVNAQFQVQAPTGDYDKNRLISPGLNHWTFSPILNATYITDSGFEVSSSFEADINTRNHDTDYKNGVEYRHEFAVGQHVGPWTLGVGGYYYRQFTDDDAPGLETGNRARVLAVGPAVSYFKPGIPPVWLHVYKELDARNRAEGYTAALRISQSF; from the coding sequence ATGAATCAAAATAAAAAAACAAACGCCTGGCGCTGTACGTGGTTGACCCTGGGGTTGATCGGTGTCTGTACCGCTGCCCATGGCACCGAAAACGGCGCGCCGACCACGGCGGTCGGGGTTTATGATTTCGGCGCAGGCATGATGCCGCCGGCCACGCCCTTTGGCACCGTCGGCCTGCGCACCGCGTTCTATTCGGCCAACGTGCAGAAGGACCGCCACGGCAAGTCCGTGGACAACAATTTCTCCCTGGATGTTTTATCCATCGGCGTCGCCTACATGCGCATGACCGATTACACCGTGCTGGGCGCCAAGTATGGCTTCGGCGCCGTCGTACCGTTCTTCCAGATGGACGCTTCGCTGCAGGTGCAGACGCCAGTCGGCCCGCTGAACCTTGACGCCGATCCGTTTCGCATGGCTGACATGCAGGTGCTGCCGGTGATCCTGCAGTGGACGCTTTCGCCGAACCTGTTCGTCAATGCCCAATTCCAGGTCCAGGCCCCCACGGGCGATTACGACAAGAATCGCTTGATCTCACCGGGGCTCAATCACTGGACTTTCTCGCCGATCCTCAACGCCACGTACATCACTGACAGTGGCTTTGAGGTGTCTTCAAGCTTCGAAGCCGACATCAATACCCGCAACCACGACACCGACTACAAGAACGGCGTCGAGTACCGTCACGAATTCGCCGTGGGCCAGCACGTCGGGCCATGGACCTTAGGCGTGGGCGGCTACTACTACCGTCAGTTCACCGATGACGATGCGCCGGGGCTGGAAACCGGCAACCGCGCCCGGGTGTTGGCCGTCGGGCCGGCGGTGAGCTACTTCAAACCCGGCATTCCACCGGTGTGGCTGCATGTCTACAAGGAGCTTGATGCGCGCAACCGCGCCGAAGGCTACACCGCAGCGTTGCGTATCTCTCAAAGCTTCTAA
- a CDS encoding PIG-L deacetylase family protein — MKPASRLQNRQHPQIWDSAPQLADIPIISTQTLIPAGARAVILAPHPGDEVGACGGLLQLLSSLDQPMLLISITDGALGHPGSPLWSDERLRTYRPHPQESVDALHRLGIPAHGLQWVRGGFPEKTLVEHEAQLVAFIGRYLRPGDVVFSTWRKDGDSDHETVGRAGAQAAENIGAVFNELPVWAWHWPVREQNKIPWHRARKLRLDVWTTARKRHAMHAYVSQLNGEPANGISPLVPRVILDRMGMPYEIVFI; from the coding sequence ATGAAACCCGCCTCTCGCTTGCAAAATCGGCAGCACCCGCAAATATGGGACAGTGCCCCGCAGTTGGCCGACATTCCTATCATCAGCACCCAGACACTCATCCCGGCTGGCGCTCGCGCCGTCATCCTCGCGCCGCATCCGGGCGATGAAGTCGGGGCCTGCGGCGGATTGCTCCAGTTGCTGAGCAGCCTGGACCAGCCCATGTTATTGATTTCGATCACTGACGGCGCCCTCGGCCATCCCGGTTCGCCGTTGTGGAGCGATGAGCGCCTGCGAACGTACCGTCCTCATCCCCAGGAAAGCGTGGACGCCCTGCATCGCCTGGGCATCCCGGCCCATGGCCTGCAATGGGTGCGTGGCGGCTTTCCGGAAAAGACCCTGGTGGAACACGAGGCACAGCTGGTCGCCTTCATTGGGCGTTATCTGAGGCCCGGTGACGTGGTGTTCAGCACTTGGCGCAAGGATGGCGACAGCGACCACGAAACGGTCGGCCGCGCCGGGGCCCAGGCGGCTGAAAACATCGGGGCGGTATTTAACGAACTGCCGGTGTGGGCCTGGCACTGGCCGGTCCGCGAGCAGAACAAAATACCCTGGCACCGGGCACGCAAACTGCGCCTCGACGTCTGGACCACGGCCCGCAAGCGTCACGCGATGCACGCCTACGTCAGCCAACTCAACGGCGAACCCGCCAACGGCATCTCCCCCCTGGTACCGCGGGTCATTCTAGATCGCATGGGCATGCCGTATGAGATCGTCTTCATCTGA
- a CDS encoding amidase has product MAMQDIHHLMDNEDATGLAEWVRRGEVQPGELLEAAIERLERVEPQINAVAERLYESARETARTAQVGQGLLAGVPTLIKDLFSPVNGAAMTNGSRSLGDVRADFESEIVTRLRRAGCQVMGTSTSPEFGTSYSTESSRFGATRNPWNTDHSAGGSSGGAAALVAARVVPFAHGNDGGGSLRVPASCCGVFGLKPSRGLLPSGPMVGEGWAGMGTPHAITLSVRDSAALLDATAGMDLGAPYAAPVQSQPYVTAVLHDPKPLRIALIEQLGPWPTSPQSLEAVRQAARLCESLGHRVEPASLPVVLPAFLDQVFTIIGASTRHYVDLLGQMRGFAVQAEELEVRTRIILRDKGNVSGAQYAAAVEWIHALGRHLALFMQDYDLVLTPVLTREPVPIGELDIQDVCMSLDQLVERYHSYSPFTALFNASGQPAMSVPLSWSTNGLPMGAHFAGRFGEESTLLALAAQLERAQPWRGRIPPVNACRR; this is encoded by the coding sequence ATGGCTATGCAAGACATCCACCACTTGATGGACAACGAAGACGCCACCGGGCTGGCCGAGTGGGTCAGGCGTGGCGAGGTCCAGCCCGGCGAATTGCTTGAGGCGGCTATCGAGCGCCTTGAGCGGGTTGAGCCACAGATCAATGCCGTGGCCGAGCGGTTGTATGAATCGGCACGGGAGACAGCGCGTACCGCCCAGGTCGGGCAAGGCCTGCTGGCCGGTGTACCGACCTTGATCAAAGACCTGTTTTCACCGGTCAACGGCGCGGCGATGACCAACGGTTCACGTTCCCTGGGCGATGTTCGTGCGGACTTCGAATCGGAGATCGTGACGCGTCTGCGGCGCGCGGGTTGCCAGGTCATGGGCACCAGTACATCGCCGGAATTCGGTACGTCGTACTCCACCGAATCCTCGCGTTTTGGCGCCACTCGCAACCCATGGAACACCGACCACAGCGCCGGCGGTTCCAGCGGTGGCGCAGCGGCGCTGGTGGCGGCCCGGGTAGTGCCGTTCGCCCATGGCAATGATGGCGGCGGTTCCTTGCGGGTGCCGGCGTCCTGTTGTGGCGTGTTCGGGCTCAAGCCCAGCCGAGGCCTATTGCCGTCGGGGCCGATGGTGGGCGAGGGCTGGGCCGGGATGGGCACGCCCCATGCGATCACCTTGTCGGTCCGCGACAGCGCTGCGTTGCTGGACGCCACCGCTGGGATGGACTTGGGTGCGCCGTATGCGGCACCGGTCCAGTCGCAGCCCTATGTGACGGCGGTGCTGCATGATCCAAAGCCGTTGCGCATTGCCCTGATCGAACAACTCGGCCCTTGGCCCACGTCGCCGCAGAGCCTGGAGGCTGTGCGTCAGGCCGCGCGGTTGTGCGAGTCCCTGGGGCACCGTGTCGAACCGGCCAGCTTGCCGGTGGTATTGCCAGCGTTTCTGGATCAGGTCTTTACCATCATCGGGGCAAGCACCCGTCATTACGTTGACCTGCTGGGCCAGATGCGTGGTTTTGCGGTGCAGGCCGAAGAATTGGAAGTACGCACCCGGATCATCTTGCGGGACAAGGGCAACGTCAGCGGCGCCCAATACGCGGCCGCCGTGGAATGGATTCATGCCCTGGGTCGGCATCTGGCGCTGTTCATGCAGGATTACGACCTGGTCCTGACGCCGGTGCTGACCCGTGAACCGGTGCCGATTGGCGAACTGGACATCCAGGATGTGTGCATGAGCCTTGATCAACTGGTCGAGCGATACCACAGCTATTCACCATTTACCGCGCTGTTCAATGCCAGCGGCCAGCCCGCGATGTCGGTGCCGCTGTCCTGGAGCACCAACGGCCTGCCGATGGGCGCACACTTTGCCGGTCGCTTTGGCGAGGAAAGCACCTTGCTGGCCTTGGCCGCGCAACTGGAACGCGCCCAACCGTGGCGCGGACGGATCCCGCCGGTCAATGCCTGTCGTCGTTGA